From the Pirellulales bacterium genome, the window GCGCCGCCTGGGTAATGAAACGCTGCGCCCGCGCTTGGAGACACTGTTGTCCGGCGACAGCCGCGCTGAGCTGCTGTCGCGCATCGAAGCCGCGCACGCGCAACTGCCGGCGCTCGACGACGATTACCGCGCGACGTTGCGAGCGGAGCTTGATCGTTGGGGGAGCGAAAACCCCGGAGCCGTATCGTTTTTGCAATCGCTCGATCACGCCACGGCCATCGCCCGCCCCGCGATTACGGTCGTGCTGCTGGTGACCGGCACCTTCGTCGGCAGCGAAATGATGGGGCAGACCGCGCTGCACCTGGCCGGGCATACGGCCGGCAACCTGGCGGCCGAAGCCGCGATCGCTGGCGGAATCACGGTCGGTGGTGACGCCGTGGTGACCGCCACGGGCGAAGGGGTGCGGCAAACTGCAGCGCGCTTGTTCCGCCGTCTTCAGAACAGCTATGCCGAATCGCGCGCCGCCTGGCTGGCCGGCTGGCTCGATCGCGAATTATTGGGAGGGCTGTTGGCCGACTTGCGCCGCGGCGCTGACGCGCAGCGCAACCCGGCATTTCGCGTAGCGCAGTCAGCACTGACGGCGCTACGCGAGGTGGGCGAATAACTCCATCCTTGCTTGGGCTTTCGTGTAAAGCGGCAACAAAAAAGCACGAATAACGAAATCCGGCGTGCGGCTTCGTCATTCGTGCTTTGATTCGTCCTGAAAGACCAACGCCTCGGGAACTTGGTGTTTCCCGTCGCTACTGCTTCTTGGGCTTCGGCTCGGGGAACTTGCCCAACATCGTGTAGATGTTCAGTAGTGCCTGATTCATGCAGCGCTCGCCGGCGCCGATTTCGGCGGGCGAGACCGGGGGATCGGCCCCATAACCCCCTTCGCTCACGGCCTCGATCGTGGGGAAATACATGTTGTGACCGTTGCAGTAACCGAAGAACAACGTGTTCGGCACATAGCTGCGTTCCTTCAAGCGGTTCGAGTGGTTCGAGAAGAACTCGCCCGATCCACCCACGAGCGCCGTATCGCCGTTGAGCAGAATCGTATTCAGCTCGGGCGTGATGCCGTTCTTCGATTCCTCGACGAAGTTTGCGACCAGTTCCGGAAAGAAGGCCGAACCGTAGCCGGCGATGATCAACGGATTCGAGAAATCGACGCGCGAGGGGAACGTGATGTGGTCTACCTTACCGACGATGCCGGGATGCTCAGGTTTCTTGGTCTCGATGGCACGGGCCACTTCCAGCACCTGGTCGGCCAGTGCATTGCCCATGTGAACATAGTTGGCGACCTTTTCGGCGCTGTCGGTCTGCGGCTCCGGCGGAGGGTTGGCGCTCATGTCGCCCGAGGCTCCTTGCATGAAGACGCAATGCGTGCCTAACGTTTCCTCGACCTTCTTCTTCATCGCGCCGGGATAATCGGCCGAGAACTTCAAGACGATTGCGTTGATCATCGTCGGGTGGGCCGCGAAGTTCACCAGCACCGAGATCGGCTTTCCTTGTTCGTCGTCGAAACGCATCACGGCCAGCATCGGCTCGGTCGCTGGCGGTTGACGCTTCGTGTGACGATTGCGGTTGTACGTTGTATTGCGCGTGCCGATTCCCATCTTCGCCGGCTTGGCATTGCGATCCGCTTCGAGAATCGCTTCGATCA encodes:
- a CDS encoding neutral/alkaline non-lysosomal ceramidase N-terminal domain-containing protein — its product is MPRRILTLGFPFSRVCLLAAVALTTVAATVRAADADKAKFNVGTATRDLTPQAPVPMWGYGARHAALSQGALDPLYAKAIVIQAGDQKLAIVGTDIGRGPTQAMMAKIRKEIKEKAGIDHVMISGSHSHHGPVIELVDKDGLGKGKFDDSVAYSQKLPDMLIEAILEADRNAKPAKMGIGTRNTTYNRNRHTKRQPPATEPMLAVMRFDDEQGKPISVLVNFAAHPTMINAIVLKFSADYPGAMKKKVEETLGTHCVFMQGASGDMSANPPPEPQTDSAEKVANYVHMGNALADQVLEVARAIETKKPEHPGIVGKVDHITFPSRVDFSNPLIIAGYGSAFFPELVANFVEESKNGITPELNTILLNGDTALVGGSGEFFSNHSNRLKERSYVPNTLFFGYCNGHNMYFPTIEAVSEGGYGADPPVSPAEIGAGERCMNQALLNIYTMLGKFPEPKPKKQ